One part of the Halobacteriovorax vibrionivorans genome encodes these proteins:
- the tatC gene encoding twin-arginine translocase subunit TatC has translation MGLIDHLEELRSALVKILIIIMAAFVACYAYGDLIQEILLAPLREALGGDTGGKVVYLGLLDKVLSQFQVAFYSSVILSCPLWFYQVWKFIAPGLYDHEKKAVKPFIVIGLFLFALGVSFGYFIVFPLTFQTLMSFGVQNVEATIALKDYLVLSSKVLVFLGLIFQLPNVMLILGFMGIVTKQSLAKMRRYVYVGFALVSAMLTPPDVITMMGLWAPLVVLFEAGILAVALIVHPYLARHHMK, from the coding sequence ATGGGTTTGATCGACCATTTAGAAGAATTACGTAGCGCATTGGTAAAGATATTAATTATTATTATGGCCGCCTTTGTCGCTTGTTATGCCTATGGAGACTTAATTCAAGAAATCCTACTAGCACCCCTAAGAGAAGCTTTAGGTGGTGACACTGGTGGAAAGGTTGTCTATTTAGGCCTTCTTGATAAAGTTCTTTCTCAATTTCAAGTTGCTTTCTATTCAAGTGTGATTCTTTCATGCCCACTTTGGTTCTATCAAGTTTGGAAATTTATAGCACCAGGCCTTTATGATCATGAGAAAAAGGCCGTAAAGCCCTTTATCGTTATTGGTCTCTTTCTTTTTGCACTTGGTGTATCTTTTGGTTACTTCATTGTTTTTCCTTTAACTTTCCAAACTCTCATGAGCTTTGGTGTTCAAAATGTTGAAGCAACAATTGCACTTAAAGACTATCTGGTCCTTTCTAGTAAGGTATTAGTGTTCTTAGGTCTTATATTTCAACTTCCAAATGTAATGCTTATTCTAGGCTTTATGGGAATTGTAACAAAGCAATCTTTGGCAAAGATGCGACGCTATGTCTATGTGGGCTTTGCTCTTGTCTCAGCAATGCTAACTCCTCCTGATGTTATTACAATGATGGGATTATGGGCACCTCTTGTTGTTCTCTTTGAAGCTGGGATTTTGGCCGTTGCGTTAATCGTGCACCCATATCTTGCTCGTCATCACATGAAATAA
- a CDS encoding (2Fe-2S)-binding protein has translation MNTSLIAPDLRTKRPCLIELRFSKFNQVREFFIDTENDELKNYLGDLLSSVQQNKSSLSEVILSYLQNDERFKVELFDFYKEVLMYFNPNQGLVIDTSEILCRCFGITRNEVQNLISNGAKDLLTITNLTKAGGGCGSCAVDIRPMLKGQGSERKIPEVTFLNMKKEKVAGKSPVDFLREDLFPFTDKLNDIDVEGLVGNHLYVVGDEDSESSLKLKDFLAQKDKTISLFFI, from the coding sequence ATGAATACTTCACTTATCGCACCTGATTTAAGAACTAAAAGGCCTTGCTTAATTGAATTAAGGTTTTCGAAATTTAATCAGGTTCGCGAATTCTTTATTGATACCGAAAATGATGAACTCAAGAATTATCTTGGTGATCTCTTATCTAGTGTCCAACAAAATAAATCTTCCCTAAGTGAAGTTATCCTAAGCTACCTTCAAAACGATGAGAGATTTAAAGTCGAATTATTTGATTTCTATAAAGAAGTTCTAATGTACTTTAATCCAAATCAAGGGCTTGTTATTGATACAAGTGAAATTCTTTGTCGCTGTTTTGGAATTACTCGTAATGAAGTACAAAACTTAATATCTAATGGTGCAAAGGACTTACTCACTATCACAAACTTAACGAAAGCAGGTGGAGGTTGTGGTAGTTGTGCTGTTGATATTAGGCCAATGCTTAAAGGACAAGGCAGCGAACGTAAGATTCCAGAAGTTACTTTTTTAAATATGAAAAAAGAAAAAGTAGCAGGGAAGAGCCCAGTCGATTTTCTTAGAGAAGATCTCTTTCCTTTTACGGATAAGTTAAATGATATTGATGTCGAAGGATTAGTTGGAAATCATCTCTATGTTGTTGGAGATGAGGATAGTGAGTCATCTTTAAAATTAAAAGACTTCTTGGCCCAAAAAGATAAGACGATTAGTTTGTTTTTTATTTAA
- the map gene encoding type I methionyl aminopeptidase has protein sequence MMISIKSKREIELMRATSKLASSTLEYIEQFIKPGVSTEELNDLCHEYIIKNGAYPSPLNYHGFPKSVCTSLNEVICHGIPNKKDVLKDGDILNIDVTTYLNKFHGDTNKTFLVGNVSEEAKKLVDITYQCTIEGIKQVRPGGHIGDIGAAIMEIAHDHGYSVVEDYCGHGIGREFHEDPQVVHVGKRGKGAEMKPGMTFTIEPMINMGVKDCKTLKDGWTVITRDKKLSAQFEHTILVTDSGFEVLTLRSDEVHP, from the coding sequence AAATCAAAGCGTGAAATTGAGCTTATGAGAGCAACGTCGAAGCTAGCTTCTTCGACTTTAGAATATATCGAACAATTTATTAAACCTGGTGTAAGTACTGAAGAGTTAAATGATCTTTGTCATGAATATATTATAAAAAATGGTGCGTACCCATCTCCATTAAATTACCACGGGTTTCCAAAGTCTGTTTGTACTTCTCTTAATGAAGTTATCTGTCATGGAATCCCAAATAAGAAAGATGTATTAAAAGACGGTGATATTTTAAATATTGATGTAACAACGTATTTAAATAAATTTCACGGTGACACAAATAAAACATTCCTTGTAGGTAATGTAAGTGAAGAAGCTAAGAAGCTAGTTGACATTACATACCAATGTACAATTGAAGGAATTAAGCAAGTTCGCCCAGGTGGTCATATTGGTGACATCGGTGCGGCCATTATGGAAATAGCTCACGATCACGGTTATTCAGTAGTTGAAGATTATTGTGGCCATGGAATCGGTAGAGAATTCCACGAAGATCCTCAAGTTGTTCACGTTGGAAAACGTGGAAAGGGCGCAGAGATGAAGCCGGGGATGACTTTTACAATTGAGCCTATGATTAATATGGGTGTTAAAGACTGTAAAACTCTCAAAGATGGCTGGACTGTAATCACACGTGATAAGAAATTATCGGCACAATTTGAACATACAATTTTAGTTACAGATTCTGGTTTTGAAGTCTTAACATTAAGAAGTGATGAGGTTCATCCTTAA